A part of Escherichia marmotae genomic DNA contains:
- a CDS encoding IS4-like element IS4 family transposase → MLIGQALDLVSRYDSLRNPLTSLGDYLDPELISRCLAESGTVTLRKRRLPLEMMVWCIVGMALERKEPLHQIVNRLDIMLPGNRPFVAPSAVIQARQRLGSEAVRRVFTKTAQLWHNATPHPHWCGLTLLAIDGVFWRTPDTPENDAAFPRQTHAGNPALYPQVKMVCQMELTSHLLTAAAFGTMKNSENELAEQLIEQTGDNTLTLMDKGYYSLGLLNAWSQAGEHRHWMIPLRKGAQYEEIRKLGKGDHLVKLKTSPQARKKWPGLGNEVTARLLTVTRKGKVCHLLTSMTDAMRFPGGEMADLYSHRWEIELGYREIKQTMQLSRLTLRSKKPELVEQELWGVLLAYNLVRYQMIKMAEHLKGYWPNQLSFSESCGMVMRMLMTLQGASPGRIPELMRDLASMGQLVKLPTRRERAFPRVVKERPWKYPTAPKKSQSVA, encoded by the coding sequence ATGCTCATTGGACAGGCCCTTGATTTGGTATCCCGTTACGATTCTCTGCGTAACCCACTGACTTCTCTGGGGGATTACCTCGACCCCGAACTCATCTCTCGTTGCCTTGCCGAATCAGGTACTGTAACGCTACGCAAGCGCCGTCTTCCCCTCGAAATGATGGTCTGGTGTATTGTTGGCATGGCGCTTGAGCGTAAAGAACCTCTTCACCAGATTGTGAATCGCCTGGACATCATGCTGCCGGGCAATCGCCCCTTCGTTGCCCCCAGTGCCGTTATTCAGGCCCGCCAGCGTCTGGGAAGTGAGGCTGTCCGCCGCGTGTTCACGAAAACAGCGCAGCTCTGGCATAACGCCACGCCGCATCCGCACTGGTGCGGCCTGACCCTGCTGGCCATCGATGGTGTGTTCTGGCGCACACCGGATACACCAGAGAACGATGCAGCCTTCCCCCGCCAGACACATGCCGGGAACCCGGCGCTCTACCCGCAGGTCAAAATGGTCTGCCAGATGGAACTGACCAGCCATCTGCTGACGGCTGCAGCCTTCGGCACGATGAAGAACAGCGAAAATGAGCTTGCTGAGCAACTTATAGAACAAACCGGCGATAACACCCTGACGTTAATGGATAAAGGTTATTACTCACTGGGACTGTTAAATGCCTGGAGCCAGGCGGGAGAACACCGCCACTGGATGATCCCTCTCAGAAAGGGAGCGCAATATGAAGAGATCAGAAAACTGGGTAAAGGCGATCATCTGGTGAAGCTGAAAACCAGCCCGCAGGCACGAAAAAAGTGGCCGGGGCTGGGAAATGAGGTGACAGCCCGCCTGCTGACCGTGACGCGCAAAGGAAAAGTCTGCCATCTGCTGACGTCGATGACGGACGCCATGCGCTTCCCCGGAGGAGAAATGGCGGATCTGTACAGTCATCGCTGGGAAATCGAACTGGGATACAGGGAGATAAAACAGACGATGCAACTGAGCAGGCTGACGCTGAGAAGTAAAAAGCCGGAGCTTGTGGAGCAAGAGCTGTGGGGTGTCTTACTGGCTTATAATCTGGTGAGATATCAGATGATTAAAATGGCAGAACATCTGAAAGGTTACTGGCCGAATCAACTGAGTTTCTCAGAATCATGCGGAATGGTGATGAGAATGCTGATGACATTGCAGGGCGCTTCACCGGGACGTATACCGGAGCTGATGCGCGATCTTGCAAGTATGGGACAACTTGTGAAATTACCGACAAGAAGGGAAAGAGCCTTCCCGAGAGTGGTAAAGGAGAGGCCCTGGAAATACCCCACAGCCCCGAAAAAGAGCCAGTCAGTTGCTTAA
- the tnpB gene encoding IS66 family insertion sequence element accessory protein TnpB (TnpB, as the term is used for proteins encoded by IS66 family insertion elements, is considered an accessory protein, since TnpC, encoded by a neighboring gene, is a DDE family transposase.), which yields MISLPAGSRIWLVAGITDMRNGFNGLASKVQNVLKDDPFSGHLFIFRGRRGDQIKVLWADSDGLCLFTKRLERGRFVWPVTRDGKVHLTPAQLSMLPEGINWKHPKRTERAGIRI from the coding sequence ATGATATCTCTCCCTGCCGGTTCGCGTATCTGGCTGGTTGCAGGTATCACCGATATGCGAAATGGCTTTAACGGCCTGGCATCAAAAGTTCAGAACGTCCTGAAGGATGACCCGTTCTCCGGACACCTGTTCATCTTCCGCGGACGCCGGGGTGACCAGATAAAAGTGTTGTGGGCTGACAGTGACGGACTGTGCCTCTTCACCAAACGCCTGGAGCGGGGCCGCTTCGTCTGGCCAGTCACCCGTGACGGCAAGGTGCACCTTACTCCGGCTCAGTTATCCATGCTTCCTGAAGGTATCAACTGGAAGCACCCGAAACGAACGGAACGCGCTGGAATCCGCATATAA
- a CDS encoding IS66-like element ISCro1 family transposase, which produces MDTSLAHENARLRALLQTQQDTIRQMAEYNRLLSQRVAAYASEINRLKALVAKLQRMQFGKSSEKLRAKTERQIQEAQERISALQEEMAETLGEQYDPVLPSALRQSSARKPLPASLPRETRVIRPEEECCPACGGELSSLGCDVSEQLELISSAFKVIETQRPKLACCRCDHIVQAPVPSKPIARSYAGAGLLAHVVTGKYADHLPLYRQSEIYRRQGVELSRATLGRWTGAVAELLEPLYDVLRQYVLMPGKVHADDIPVPVQEPGSGKTRTARLWVYVRDDRNAGSQMPPAVWFAYSPDRKGIHPQNHLAGYSGVLQADAYGGYRALYESGRITEAACMAHARRKIHDVHARAPTDITTEALQRIGELYAIEAEVRGCSAEQRLAARKARAAPLMQSLYDWIQQQMKTLSRHSDTAKAFAYLLKQWDALNVYCSNGWVEIDNNIAENALRGVAVGRKNWMFAGSDSGGEHAAVLYSLIGTCRLNNVEPEKWLRYVIEHIQDWPANRVRDLLPWKVDLSSQ; this is translated from the coding sequence ATGGACACCTCACTTGCTCATGAGAACGCCCGCCTGCGGGCACTGTTGCAGACGCAACAGGACACCATCCGCCAGATGGCTGAATACAACCGCCTGCTCTCACAGCGGGTGGCGGCTTATGCTTCCGAAATCAACCGGCTGAAGGCGCTGGTTGCGAAACTGCAACGTATGCAGTTCGGTAAAAGCTCAGAAAAACTTCGTGCAAAAACCGAACGGCAGATACAGGAAGCTCAGGAGCGAATCAGCGCACTTCAGGAAGAAATGGCGGAAACGCTGGGTGAGCAATATGACCCGGTACTGCCATCCGCCCTGCGCCAGTCTTCAGCCCGTAAACCGTTACCGGCCTCACTTCCCCGTGAAACCCGGGTTATCCGGCCGGAAGAGGAATGCTGTCCTGCCTGTGGTGGTGAACTCAGTTCTCTGGGATGTGATGTGTCAGAGCAACTGGAGCTTATCAGCAGCGCCTTTAAGGTTATCGAAACACAACGTCCGAAACTGGCCTGTTGCCGGTGCGACCATATCGTGCAGGCACCAGTACCTTCAAAACCCATTGCACGCAGTTATGCCGGAGCGGGGCTTCTGGCCCATGTTGTCACCGGGAAATATGCAGACCATCTGCCGTTATACCGCCAGTCAGAAATATACCGTCGTCAGGGAGTGGAGCTGAGCCGTGCCACACTGGGGCGCTGGACCGGTGCCGTTGCTGAACTGCTGGAGCCGCTGTATGACGTCCTGCGCCAGTATGTGCTGATGCCCGGTAAAGTCCATGCCGATGATATCCCCGTCCCGGTCCAGGAGCCGGGCAGCGGTAAAACCCGGACAGCCCGGCTGTGGGTCTACGTCCGTGATGACCGCAACGCCGGTTCACAGATGCCCCCGGCGGTCTGGTTCGCGTACAGTCCGGACCGGAAAGGTATCCATCCACAAAATCACCTGGCCGGTTACAGCGGTGTGCTTCAGGCCGATGCTTACGGTGGTTACCGGGCGTTATACGAATCCGGCAGAATAACGGAAGCCGCGTGTATGGCTCATGCCCGGAGAAAAATCCACGATGTGCATGCAAGAGCGCCCACCGACATCACCACGGAAGCCCTGCAGCGTATCGGTGAACTGTATGCTATCGAGGCAGAGGTCCGGGGCTGTTCAGCAGAACAGCGTCTGGCGGCAAGAAAAGCCAGAGCCGCGCCACTGATGCAGTCACTGTATGACTGGATACAGCAACAGATGAAAACACTGTCGCGTCACTCAGATACGGCAAAAGCGTTCGCATACCTGCTGAAACAGTGGGATGCACTGAACGTGTACTGCAGTAATGGCTGGGTGGAAATCGACAACAACATCGCAGAGAACGCCTTACGGGGAGTGGCCGTAGGCCGGAAAAACTGGATGTTCGCGGGTTCCGACAGCGGTGGTGAACATGCGGCGGTGTTGTACTCGCTGATCGGCACATGCCGTCTGAACAATGTGGAGCCAGAAAAGTGGCTGCGTTACGTCATTGAACATATCCAGGACTGGCCGGCAAACCGGGTACGCGATCTGTTGCCCTGGAAAGTTGATCTGAGCTCTCAGTAA
- a CDS encoding lytic transglycosylase domain-containing protein — MAQVLDELVLSLGIDDRDFTAGEQAVHAALNRLTTVMEGVADTFSQGQKKTSESLEKTGKDADKTARRMEDAGKRAARFFSGIRSEILALAGVSLTLGGLKNLVTGFARDLNRLSVESDAFGMKARNLDGWLRAARANNVDEGEMSGAFSRLANAKAAFRAGRSFDPVLQDLFQVAARAGISVDLNTDSTETIMRKLAVIFPRLTKSEQTAYGNALGFSYAGQQFLGSGHALKDVDEFTSRSQVTPGRIALARKLRKELVELDQTWSGIGMTLSTALMPYALKLSHWLETLGDWMQQHPEEVNSFITTFLNDVESVASLANKAAGELGGWQNVIITLIGLKVASWVRGLTKALSGPGGLLFAITALYPVVDGLLTSIVGRKNKDWLDLQGFFWASDGTFFFNKKEMETYQTKLDAGEKPGNITRAQSSTVWQQGMLDTQASQATGREAAFGESWLQGMRATQEKLGNAMQNRQRPTKTGEALLGWLQPKLSQLEEKYNLPPGLLRSVAITESRGNQFAVSPAGAMGLFQFMPQTAREFGLRGNDPFDPEKSADAAARKLGGLMRFFHGDLAKALAAYNWGEGNVQRKGLAAAPEETRNYIPRVLANLPYPGAAMAIRSRHPAPVSQPTVTETTHIGTLNVTTTSDNVKGITDDARQRIRNSALVSVYSSGVTG, encoded by the coding sequence ATGGCGCAGGTACTTGATGAGCTTGTTCTGTCCCTCGGGATTGATGACAGGGACTTTACTGCCGGGGAACAGGCAGTACATGCTGCCCTTAACCGGCTCACGACGGTGATGGAAGGTGTCGCTGACACATTCAGTCAGGGACAGAAGAAAACCAGTGAATCACTGGAAAAAACCGGAAAAGATGCTGATAAAACAGCCCGTCGAATGGAAGATGCCGGGAAACGGGCGGCCCGTTTTTTTTCAGGGATCCGTAGCGAGATTCTGGCTCTTGCGGGTGTCAGTCTGACGCTGGGGGGGCTGAAGAACCTGGTAACAGGTTTTGCCCGTGACCTGAACCGTCTGTCCGTGGAATCCGATGCTTTTGGCATGAAGGCCAGAAATCTGGACGGATGGCTACGGGCTGCGCGGGCAAATAATGTTGATGAAGGGGAAATGTCTGGGGCATTTTCCCGGCTTGCAAATGCAAAAGCGGCCTTCAGAGCCGGAAGGTCCTTTGATCCTGTGTTACAGGATTTGTTTCAGGTTGCAGCCAGGGCGGGCATTAGTGTTGATTTAAATACTGACAGCACTGAAACCATCATGCGCAAGCTGGCGGTTATTTTTCCGCGACTGACAAAGTCCGAACAAACTGCCTACGGCAACGCGCTGGGCTTCAGTTATGCCGGACAGCAGTTTCTTGGCTCCGGTCATGCGCTGAAAGATGTGGACGAATTTACTTCCCGTTCGCAGGTTACGCCGGGGCGTATAGCGCTGGCCCGTAAGCTACGAAAAGAGCTTGTTGAGCTCGATCAGACCTGGTCCGGCATCGGGATGACGCTTAGCACCGCGTTGATGCCGTACGCGCTGAAGCTCAGCCACTGGCTGGAGACACTCGGTGACTGGATGCAGCAACATCCGGAGGAAGTGAACAGTTTTATCACCACATTTCTGAATGACGTTGAGTCAGTGGCCTCCCTGGCGAATAAGGCTGCCGGAGAACTGGGGGGCTGGCAGAATGTCATTATTACGCTGATCGGGCTGAAAGTGGCGTCATGGGTGCGGGGGCTGACAAAAGCCCTCAGTGGCCCCGGAGGCCTTCTTTTTGCGATAACGGCGCTTTACCCGGTTGTTGACGGATTACTGACATCCATTGTTGGCAGGAAAAATAAGGACTGGCTGGATTTACAAGGTTTTTTCTGGGCTTCAGACGGGACTTTCTTTTTCAATAAGAAAGAGATGGAGACGTATCAGACAAAACTGGATGCCGGAGAAAAGCCTGGCAACATCACCCGGGCACAATCATCCACAGTATGGCAGCAGGGAATGCTGGATACTCAGGCTTCTCAGGCAACCGGGAGGGAAGCAGCCTTCGGTGAATCCTGGCTACAGGGTATGCGTGCGACGCAGGAAAAACTCGGTAATGCCATGCAAAACCGCCAGCGACCGACGAAGACCGGGGAAGCCCTGTTAGGCTGGCTGCAACCGAAACTGTCTCAACTGGAGGAAAAATATAACCTGCCGCCCGGACTGCTGCGCAGCGTTGCGATCACCGAATCCCGTGGTAATCAGTTTGCCGTCTCACCTGCTGGTGCGATGGGACTGTTTCAGTTTATGCCGCAGACGGCCAGGGAATTTGGTCTGAGGGGGAACGACCCCTTTGATCCCGAAAAATCCGCAGATGCTGCCGCGAGAAAACTGGGTGGTCTGATGCGTTTTTTTCATGGCGATCTGGCTAAGGCTCTGGCGGCATATAACTGGGGAGAGGGAAATGTTCAGCGTAAGGGACTGGCTGCTGCTCCGGAGGAGACCCGCAACTATATTCCGCGGGTGCTGGCGAACCTGCCTTATCCGGGTGCGGCAATGGCCATACGGTCGCGCCATCCTGCGCCTGTATCGCAGCCCACCGTAACGGAAACCACGCATATCGGGACGCTGAATGTCACCACAACTTCAGACAATGTGAAGGGGATCACCGATGATGCACGTCAGCGTATAAGGAATTCGGCGCTTGTGTCGGTTTATTCCAGCGGGGTAACAGGATGA
- a CDS encoding phage baseplate protein, whose protein sequence is MSFSFDNFSLNNFSLNESNVLSAVRGGGVLGLINSVLAPSFGIYYAVNDPAGAYQKGEKPFSPDSFVAVEVGAEASVSTVPVEQGAYTTFNKIQRSQELHVTFTVEGWTAFSGVVPNLTNFSTTSRTNVLETLERMRTTAGLYDIETPDKTWTSCDLVKYDYRMRSNNGPTLLTVTAVFQTVMNTGEVSVGSTDRSSPTDNDKAKGAASVKTQPVTASVTQPSDADRRSATNREIT, encoded by the coding sequence ATGAGTTTTTCTTTCGATAATTTTTCCCTGAATAACTTTTCACTCAATGAAAGTAATGTACTGAGTGCCGTTCGTGGTGGCGGGGTACTGGGACTCATTAACAGTGTACTGGCACCATCATTCGGTATTTATTACGCAGTAAATGATCCGGCAGGTGCTTACCAGAAGGGGGAAAAACCTTTTTCCCCGGATTCTTTTGTTGCCGTTGAGGTGGGCGCGGAGGCTTCTGTTTCCACCGTCCCCGTGGAGCAGGGGGCTTATACCACCTTTAATAAAATCCAGAGATCGCAGGAACTGCATGTGACTTTCACTGTAGAGGGCTGGACGGCGTTTTCCGGGGTTGTCCCGAATCTGACAAATTTTTCCACCACCTCGCGGACGAATGTGCTGGAAACGCTTGAAAGGATGCGTACCACGGCAGGACTCTACGATATTGAGACGCCGGACAAGACATGGACATCCTGCGACCTTGTGAAATATGACTACCGAATGCGAAGTAATAATGGTCCGACCTTACTGACGGTTACTGCGGTATTTCAGACCGTAATGAATACAGGAGAGGTGTCAGTGGGAAGTACGGATAGGTCGTCTCCCACGGACAACGATAAAGCAAAAGGGGCCGCATCGGTTAAAACGCAGCCAGTTACGGCGTCGGTGACACAACCGTCAGACGCTGACAGACGAAGTGCCACGAACAGGGAGATCACCTGA
- a CDS encoding phage baseplate plug family protein yields the protein MLEIVLSPVKAQQFTVTLGAQVCTIRLNQRTTGMYIDIIVNGEPCLYGVLCLNNNRIVRYGYLPFQGDLFFTDTEGNSDPDWRGLGSRYRLYWLLPEELI from the coding sequence ATGCTGGAAATTGTTTTATCTCCCGTTAAAGCCCAGCAGTTTACGGTGACACTGGGCGCTCAGGTCTGCACCATTCGCCTGAATCAGCGTACTACGGGGATGTATATCGATATCATTGTTAATGGTGAACCGTGCCTGTATGGCGTGCTGTGTCTGAATAATAACCGGATTGTCCGGTACGGATACCTGCCGTTTCAGGGGGACCTGTTTTTTACCGACACGGAGGGGAATAGTGACCCTGACTGGCGGGGGCTCGGATCCCGGTACCGGCTCTACTGGCTGTTACCTGAGGAACTGATATGA
- a CDS encoding baseplate hub protein — translation MSYRQRKITVEFTLSDGRTFGNGQGNMLTITDASCFASIAVYGGVAGTQITLYIWGMSPAHMTNLSWRGVWRQEQSTANKMRLWADGRLIFEGDITDAYADYNQAPDIPLILTGQIHFNLRNQTAADFSAKGDVAVADIIRALASTVGLGFENQGVSRSLSDPHFSGNVVQQMLDVASAADINIDLGNVEKVTIWPKGQNRNIPPVLISPDHGLTGYPVYTMTGLSATTIFCPDLFTGRPAHLESSLPDMTGDYTITGVIHTITSRTVGGPWSSNCTMMRAEENGTTTQ, via the coding sequence ATGAGCTACAGACAACGTAAAATAACGGTGGAGTTCACTCTTTCAGACGGGCGAACGTTTGGTAATGGCCAGGGCAATATGCTGACCATTACCGACGCAAGCTGTTTTGCCAGTATTGCCGTATATGGAGGGGTGGCTGGTACACAAATCACGCTGTATATCTGGGGAATGTCACCGGCGCATATGACGAATTTAAGCTGGCGCGGTGTGTGGCGACAGGAGCAGAGTACCGCAAATAAAATGCGGCTGTGGGCCGACGGGCGGCTTATTTTTGAAGGTGATATTACTGATGCATACGCCGACTACAACCAGGCACCGGATATTCCGCTCATTCTGACAGGACAGATTCATTTTAATCTGCGTAATCAGACGGCGGCAGATTTCAGCGCAAAGGGCGATGTTGCGGTTGCAGATATTATCCGTGCGCTGGCGTCAACTGTCGGGCTTGGATTTGAAAACCAGGGGGTCAGCCGCAGTCTGTCTGACCCGCATTTTTCCGGTAATGTTGTACAACAAATGCTGGATGTCGCTTCAGCCGCCGATATTAACATTGATCTGGGGAATGTGGAGAAAGTCACCATCTGGCCGAAAGGGCAGAACCGGAATATTCCGCCGGTACTGATTTCGCCGGATCACGGACTGACTGGCTATCCGGTTTACACCATGACCGGACTCAGCGCCACCACGATATTCTGCCCCGATCTCTTTACTGGCAGGCCAGCGCATCTGGAATCGTCACTGCCTGATATGACGGGCGATTATACGATCACAGGGGTGATACACACCATTACTTCGCGAACCGTGGGCGGTCCGTGGAGTTCCAACTGTACCATGATGAGGGCTGAAGAAAATGGCACAACCACTCAGTAA
- a CDS encoding Gp138 family membrane-puncturing spike protein — protein MAQPLSNPTDVNSEINAQDFMLRQFLGRHAFITLGRVVAVEEEFIEARPMVMGVAADGSPVEHEVIYNIPVWRLQGGGNAVIMPPHVGDIGFLAICDRDISAVKATRQAAMPGSKRTHNYADAIWLGGVLNGDPVQFVVFDDNQIRIVSPWKVEISAPEGVINAPKSFTVNSPQIALNGDTSVSKGLNVTGQSRLSGGSNIGGIDFGNHVHGGVESGGSTTQGPR, from the coding sequence ATGGCACAACCACTCAGTAACCCGACAGACGTGAACAGCGAAATCAATGCACAGGACTTTATGCTGCGGCAGTTTCTCGGACGTCATGCGTTTATCACTCTGGGACGGGTGGTAGCCGTGGAAGAGGAATTTATTGAGGCCCGACCGATGGTAATGGGCGTTGCAGCAGACGGTTCCCCGGTTGAACATGAGGTGATTTATAACATTCCCGTATGGCGACTACAGGGGGGCGGTAATGCGGTGATTATGCCGCCACATGTGGGGGATATCGGTTTTCTTGCCATCTGCGATCGGGATATCAGTGCGGTAAAAGCCACGCGTCAGGCTGCGATGCCGGGATCAAAGCGTACCCATAATTATGCTGATGCCATCTGGCTGGGTGGCGTGCTCAACGGTGATCCCGTCCAGTTTGTGGTATTTGATGACAACCAGATACGGATTGTATCTCCCTGGAAAGTGGAGATATCCGCGCCTGAGGGTGTGATTAATGCGCCGAAAAGCTTCACCGTTAACTCACCACAAATTGCGCTGAACGGCGATACCTCCGTCAGTAAGGGGCTTAACGTTACCGGGCAGTCCAGGCTTTCCGGCGGTTCGAACATCGGGGGTATTGATTTTGGAAACCACGTTCACGGCGGCGTTGAGTCCGGCGGCTCAACCACGCAGGGACCCCGGTAA
- a CDS encoding baseplate J/gp47 family protein, with protein MSENKSFSTAVPAVQISDSGLNVPDEADILSGRLADFSAALGGAMSTSLSSPQGQLASSESAIIADKNDQLLYIVNQINPDFSSGRFQDAIGRIYFLERRGATGTTVTATCTGLVGTLIPAGSMAQDEAGYKYVSQSDVTIGASGQVDAVFLNLSTGPVGCSVGTLNKIYKAIPGWSGVTNASAGVPGSDEETRADFENRRRDSVARNARNILEAIRGEILSTIENVVDVYVTHNPKKTEQKAGVSQYPLTPGSLYVGVYGGSPADIAAAIWRKAPPGIDMNGNTTFTVADKEYDPPYPEYVISWQTLKPVSLHVSVTLKKSDYLPSDITRQVQQSVLDAFNGTDGGLRARVASVVSAGRYYAGIYKTYPEHIDILGLTVSRDGSSWTTAVTFGIDEIPVLDVSDISVKLQEA; from the coding sequence ATGAGTGAAAATAAATCTTTTTCTACCGCAGTGCCCGCTGTACAGATTTCGGATAGCGGGCTGAATGTGCCGGATGAAGCGGATATTCTGAGCGGCAGGCTTGCTGATTTTTCGGCGGCGCTGGGCGGGGCCATGAGTACCAGTCTGAGCAGTCCGCAGGGACAACTTGCATCCAGCGAAAGCGCCATTATTGCGGATAAAAACGATCAGTTGCTGTATATCGTTAACCAGATCAACCCTGACTTTTCCAGTGGTCGCTTTCAGGATGCAATAGGCAGGATTTATTTCCTGGAGCGCCGCGGGGCCACAGGTACGACAGTAACAGCGACCTGTACCGGGCTGGTTGGCACGCTGATCCCGGCGGGCAGTATGGCGCAGGATGAGGCCGGTTATAAGTATGTCAGTCAGTCAGACGTCACTATCGGCGCATCAGGGCAGGTTGATGCGGTATTTCTGAATTTGTCCACCGGCCCCGTCGGCTGTTCTGTGGGGACGCTGAATAAAATTTATAAGGCAATACCTGGCTGGTCAGGTGTCACTAACGCCAGTGCCGGTGTGCCGGGCAGCGATGAGGAAACCCGTGCGGACTTTGAAAACCGCCGACGCGATTCAGTTGCCCGTAATGCCCGGAATATTCTGGAAGCCATCCGGGGTGAAATACTCTCCACGATAGAAAACGTGGTGGATGTTTACGTCACCCATAATCCGAAAAAAACAGAACAAAAAGCCGGAGTCAGTCAGTATCCATTAACACCCGGTTCGCTTTATGTTGGCGTGTACGGCGGCAGCCCGGCAGATATCGCGGCGGCCATCTGGCGTAAGGCTCCGCCGGGTATTGATATGAATGGCAACACAACGTTCACTGTTGCAGATAAGGAGTACGATCCGCCGTATCCTGAATACGTGATCAGCTGGCAGACACTTAAACCCGTCAGTCTGCATGTCAGTGTGACGCTGAAAAAAAGTGACTACCTGCCTTCAGATATTACCCGACAGGTACAGCAATCCGTGCTGGACGCATTTAATGGTACAGATGGTGGTCTGCGGGCAAGGGTTGCCTCTGTTGTCTCTGCCGGGCGCTACTATGCCGGCATTTACAAAACCTATCCGGAACATATTGATATTCTGGGCCTTACTGTGAGCCGTGACGGTTCGTCATGGACAACGGCTGTCACTTTCGGGATAGATGAGATTCCGGTTCTGGATGTGTCGGATATCAGTGTGAAACTCCAGGAGGCATAA
- a CDS encoding DUF2612 domain-containing protein, which produces MQNVAATVLAQYAASPRLNALINSFNAALSPDSFISDFYGLIWNIDTAEKYGLDVWGKIVGVSRRLTVKDDFNYLGFSESRMDTPVMDDPRPFNQAPFYNGKSDTRTVDLSDAVYRRLILMKAMSNITDCSVPDINRMLRFMFGKKRRAYVLNNGGLRMSYIFESALSLAELAIIQSSGALPSPPGVYVSVVLKEPRNEGQ; this is translated from the coding sequence GTGCAGAATGTGGCTGCCACTGTGCTTGCGCAGTATGCTGCCAGCCCCCGACTCAATGCCCTCATTAACAGCTTTAACGCAGCGCTTTCCCCCGACAGTTTTATCAGTGATTTTTATGGTCTTATCTGGAACATCGATACCGCAGAAAAGTACGGTCTTGATGTCTGGGGGAAGATTGTGGGTGTCAGTCGCCGGCTGACGGTAAAGGACGATTTTAATTACCTGGGCTTCAGCGAGTCCAGGATGGACACCCCGGTAATGGATGATCCCCGTCCGTTTAATCAGGCACCGTTTTACAACGGAAAATCGGATACCCGGACTGTTGACCTGTCTGATGCTGTATACCGGCGGCTGATACTGATGAAAGCCATGTCGAACATTACTGACTGTTCCGTTCCGGATATTAACCGGATGCTGAGATTTATGTTCGGAAAAAAACGCCGGGCTTATGTTCTGAATAATGGTGGATTGAGGATGAGTTACATCTTTGAGTCCGCGCTCTCGTTGGCAGAACTGGCGATTATCCAGTCGTCGGGTGCACTGCCATCCCCGCCGGGTGTTTATGTTTCAGTGGTTTTAAAGGAGCCCCGTAATGAAGGCCAGTGA